A window of the Callospermophilus lateralis isolate mCalLat2 chromosome 7, mCalLat2.hap1, whole genome shotgun sequence genome harbors these coding sequences:
- the Gjb4 gene encoding gap junction beta-4 protein: MNWTFLQSLLSGVNKYSTALGRIWLSVVFIFRVLVYVVAAEEVWDDEQKDFICNTKQPGCPNVCYDEFFPVSHVRLWALQLILVTCPSLLVVMHVAYREERERRHRLRHGPGAAPLYSNLSKKRGGLWWTYLLSLIFKAAVDAGFLYIFHRLYQDYDMPRVVACSVDPCPHTVDCYISRPTEKKVFTYFMVATAAICILLNLSEVTYLVSKRCLEILGPRRRKSRRRSRLPDTCPPYVVSQGGHPQDGNSVLIKAGFTPIDAGGYP, encoded by the coding sequence ATGAACTGGACCTTCCTGCAAAGCCTCCTGAGCGGCGTGAACAAGTACTCCACGGCGCTGGGCCGCATCTGGCTGTCGGTGGTCTTCATCTTCCGCGTGCTGGTGTACGTGGTGGCCGCCGAGGAGGTGTGGGACGACGAGCAGAAGGACTTCATCTGCAACACCAAGCAGCCCGGCTGCCCCAACGTCTGCTACGACGAGTTCTTCCCCGTGTCCCACGTGCGCCTCTGGGCCCTGCAGCTCATCCTGGTCACCTGCCCCTCGCTGCTCGTGGTCATGCACGTGGCCTACCGCGAGGAGCGCGAGCGGAGGCACCGCCTGAGACACGGGCCCGGGGCGGCGCCGCTGTACAGCAACCTGAGCAAGAAGCGCGGCGGGCTGTGGTGGACCTACCTGCTGAGCCTCATCTTCAAGGCCGCCGTGGACGCGGGCTTCCTGTACATCTTCCACCGCCTCTACCAGGATTACGACATGCCGCGCGTGGTGGCCTGCTCGGTGGATCCCTGCCCCCACACGGTGGACTGCTACATCTCCCGGCCCACGGAGAAGAAGGTCTTCACCTACTTCATGGTGGCCACCGCTGCCATCTGCATCCTGCTCAACCTCAGCGAGGTCACCTACCTGGTGAGCAAGAGGTGCCTGGAGATCCTCGGCCCCCGGCGCCGGAAGTCTCGGCGCCGAAGTCGTCTGCCCGACACGTGCCCACCATATGTGGTCTCCCAGGGAGGGCACCCCCAAGATGGGAACTCTGTCCTAATAAAGGCAGGGTTCACCCCAATAGACGCAGgtgggtatccataa